The Patescibacteria group bacterium genome includes a region encoding these proteins:
- a CDS encoding 50S ribosomal protein L28 → MARVCDICHRGSRIYLSRSHSNRATKVRKQVNLQRRVVDGQTKNVCSSCVRTTTKRLKKAAA, encoded by the coding sequence ATGGCACGTGTCTGTGATATCTGTCACCGCGGCAGTCGCATTTATCTGTCCCGCAGTCATTCCAATCGGGCCACCAAAGTGCGCAAACAAGTTAACTTACAGCGCCGGGTTGTGGACGGCCAGACCAAGAATGTCTGTTCCAGTTGCGTTCGTACCACTACCAAGCGTTTGAAGAAAGCGGCCGCTTAG
- a CDS encoding ASCH domain-containing protein, translating to MKQLGFAEPLVPLVLSGAKTITWRLFDDKNIQVGDELELASSRTRQPFARARVIKVVEKTFRDLDASDKDGHESFTSDEEMYQTYSDYYKTEVTPVTLLKIIHFEINK from the coding sequence ATGAAACAGCTCGGTTTTGCCGAACCACTCGTGCCACTAGTATTATCCGGCGCTAAGACAATTACTTGGCGGCTTTTTGATGATAAGAATATTCAAGTTGGCGATGAATTAGAGTTAGCTAGTTCTAGAACTCGCCAACCATTCGCCAGGGCAAGGGTAATAAAAGTTGTTGAAAAGACATTTCGTGATCTTGACGCGTCAGACAAGGATGGCCATGAGTCTTTTACTAGCGACGAAGAGATGTATCAAACATACTCGGATTATTACAAAACAGAAGTCACGCCAGTTACGCTACTAAAGATTATCCACTTCGAAATAAACAAATAG
- a CDS encoding alpha/beta hydrolase yields the protein MPRAYIIHRWDGSPEGDWYQWLRRELRGLNWQVDVPMMPNPAEPTIETWVDCLRNIIKKPGPDVFLIGHSIGAQTVLRYVEQLTAGTKLGGIMLVAPWLILNNLETPEVEEIARPWLETPINFTKIKHHTTNIEAIFSDDDYFVPVENHKLFKKLTTKILVEGDKGHFSEEDEITTLPCVLQQMIHMAKSTIKN from the coding sequence ATGCCTAGAGCGTATATTATCCATCGTTGGGACGGTTCGCCGGAAGGGGACTGGTACCAGTGGCTGCGCCGTGAATTAAGGGGTTTGAACTGGCAGGTGGACGTGCCGATGATGCCCAATCCAGCCGAACCGACCATAGAAACCTGGGTGGATTGTCTGAGAAATATTATCAAAAAACCCGGACCGGATGTCTTTCTGATTGGTCACAGTATCGGCGCCCAGACTGTTTTGCGTTACGTGGAGCAGCTTACCGCCGGTACCAAGTTGGGTGGGATAATGCTGGTAGCTCCCTGGTTGATACTGAATAATCTGGAAACACCCGAAGTGGAAGAGATCGCCCGTCCTTGGCTAGAGACGCCGATTAATTTTACCAAAATCAAACATCATACGACTAACATCGAAGCCATATTCTCGGATGACGACTATTTTGTACCGGTTGAAAACCACAAATTGTTCAAAAAGCTCACCACCAAGATTCTAGTAGAGGGTGACAAGGGACACTTTAGCGAAGAAGACGAAATTACTACGCTGCCCTGCGTTCTGCAGCAGATGATACATATGGCAAAAAGCACAATTAAGAATTGA
- a CDS encoding site-2 protease family protein yields MLLRLLFTDPLYFVTWTLAIIVGITVHEFSHAWAATMQGDRTPGQTGRLSLNPLAHLDPLGTLMLLIVGFGYGKPVQFDPHQLRNRRFGPALVGVAGPLSNLAMIIVFGLALKVLVFQAGLTSANLLVLFLTNLVQINVILMVFNLFPIPPLDGSKVLFAILPHSMYEFKLRLEQYGPFILLGLLIFGQGLFSVVFNFFLNLVGRVFA; encoded by the coding sequence ATGTTATTGCGTCTGCTATTTACCGATCCGCTCTATTTTGTCACCTGGACACTGGCTATTATCGTCGGTATTACCGTGCATGAGTTTTCGCATGCCTGGGCGGCGACAATGCAGGGCGATCGTACGCCCGGCCAGACCGGCCGCCTCAGCCTGAACCCGTTAGCACATCTCGACCCGCTGGGTACGTTGATGCTGCTAATCGTTGGTTTTGGATACGGCAAACCGGTCCAGTTTGATCCGCATCAACTCCGAAATCGGCGTTTCGGACCCGCGTTGGTGGGAGTGGCCGGTCCGTTATCAAATCTGGCAATGATCATAGTTTTTGGCTTGGCATTGAAGGTGCTGGTTTTTCAGGCCGGTTTGACGAGTGCGAATTTATTGGTGTTGTTTCTGACTAATCTGGTCCAAATTAACGTGATTCTGATGGTGTTCAATCTTTTTCCGATTCCGCCACTTGACGGATCCAAGGTGCTGTTTGCCATTTTGCCGCACTCAATGTATGAATTTAAGCTAAGATTAGAGCAATATGGGCCATTCATCTTGTTGGGTCTGCTGATTTTTGGCCAGGGTCTGTTCAGCGTAGTCTTTAACTTCTTTTTAAACCTGGTTGGCCGGGTGTTCGCTTAA